A stretch of the Salmo salar chromosome ssa20, Ssal_v3.1, whole genome shotgun sequence genome encodes the following:
- the LOC106580041 gene encoding serine/threonine-protein phosphatase with EF-hands 2, producing MPQNGCVPSEVWGGGCSWGPDVTQGFLNRHNMQLISRSHGCKQDGYKFCHNRRCEVGCNRGAYMKLGPDLVPYLIQYQASSMTRTHPEEKCAEGGNIQPSRSCWNSCFHTSRTSSVPFKSLTKTKQAL from the exons ATGCCTCAGAATGGCTGCGTGCCCAGCGAGGTGTGGGGAGGAGGCTGCTCCTGGGGGCCAGATGTCACCCAGGGCTTCCTCAACAGACACAACATGCAGCTCATCAGCCGCTCCCATGGGTGCAAGCAGGACGGCTACAAGTTCTGCCACAACCGCAGG TGTGAAGTGGGCTGCAACAGGGGGGCCTACATGAAACTGGGACCAGACCTTGTGCCTTACTTGATTCAGTATCAGGCTAGCAGTATGACTCGAACTCACCCTGAGGAAAAA TGTGCGGAAGGCGGGAATATTCAGCCCTCAAGGTCCTGCTGGAACAGTTGTTTTCACACAAGTCGGACCTCGTCAGTGCCTTTCAAGAGTTTGACAAAGACAAAACAGGCGTTATAA